In Luteimonas viscosa, the following proteins share a genomic window:
- a CDS encoding sulfate ABC transporter substrate-binding protein — MRCPAKHVAALLLAALAATSGNAAADEIELLNVSYDATRGFYAEFNAAFAKRWQAEHGQTVIVRTSHGGSGKQARSVIDGLDADVVALALAGDIDAIAAHAGLLSGDWQKRLPHNSAPCTSTIVFLVRKGNPKRIRDWGDLAGSGIGVITPNPKTSGGARWNYLAAWAWASQEYRQAPRVLDYLRTLFGNVRVLDSGARGAATTFIERGIGDVLLAWESEALLALADPAIRDRFEIVYPSLSIRAEPPVAVLDANVDRHGTRQVALAYLQFLYAPEGQRLAAKHHCRPSRPASVPATGIAHFRQIPMVTIDGAFGGWARAQELHFADGGFFDRIYQPR; from the coding sequence ATGCGCTGCCCAGCCAAGCATGTTGCCGCTCTCCTGCTCGCCGCGCTCGCAGCCACGAGCGGGAACGCTGCCGCCGACGAGATCGAACTGCTCAACGTCTCCTACGACGCGACCCGCGGGTTCTACGCCGAGTTCAACGCCGCGTTCGCGAAGCGCTGGCAGGCCGAACACGGGCAGACCGTGATCGTCCGCACCTCGCACGGCGGCTCGGGCAAGCAGGCGCGGTCGGTGATCGACGGGCTCGATGCGGATGTCGTCGCCCTGGCCCTGGCCGGCGACATCGACGCGATCGCAGCCCACGCCGGCCTGCTCTCCGGAGACTGGCAGAAGCGCCTGCCGCACAACAGCGCGCCCTGCACCTCGACCATCGTGTTCCTGGTGCGCAAGGGCAATCCGAAGCGGATCCGGGACTGGGGCGACCTCGCCGGGTCCGGCATCGGCGTGATCACGCCCAACCCGAAGACCTCGGGCGGCGCGCGCTGGAACTACCTCGCCGCCTGGGCCTGGGCCTCGCAGGAGTACCGCCAGGCACCACGCGTGCTCGACTACCTGCGCACGCTGTTCGGCAACGTGCGGGTGCTGGACTCCGGCGCGCGCGGCGCGGCCACCACCTTCATCGAGCGCGGCATCGGCGACGTCCTGCTGGCGTGGGAAAGCGAGGCGCTGCTGGCGCTCGCCGATCCGGCGATCCGCGACCGCTTCGAGATCGTCTACCCGAGCCTCAGCATCCGGGCCGAGCCGCCGGTGGCGGTGCTCGATGCGAATGTCGACAGGCATGGTACGCGGCAGGTCGCGCTGGCCTACCTGCAGTTCCTGTACGCGCCAGAAGGGCAGCGCCTGGCCGCGAAACATCATTGCCGTCCGTCGCGACCGGCCTCCGTGCCCGCGACGGGCATCGCCCATTTCCGGCAGATCCCGATGGTCACCATCGATGGCGCGTTCGGTGGCTGGGCCAGGGCCCAGGAGCTGCATTTCGCCGACGGCGGCTTCTTCGACCGGATCTACCAGCCCAGATGA
- the cysK gene encoding cysteine synthase A — protein sequence MALYDNILDTIGNTPVVKLHRLPPAHVTLYAKAESFNPGGSVKDRLALAIVLDAEAKGLLAPGDTIVEATSGNTGVALAQVAAARGYRFVAVMVETFSIERRKLMRAYGARVILTPAAERGSGMVKKAKELAERHGWFLASQFTNPANPAYHRQTTAAEILRDFAGRRLDYFVSGWGTGGTITGVGEVLKVARPETKIVATEPTGASLLGGKEWTPHKIQGWTPDFLPEVLSRTVHDQLVLVTDDEAIDTARRLAAEEGVFVGISAGATVAAALKVAADAPEGAVLLATLPDTGERYFSTPLFANLLEGSDDEWLAGIEGARTGA from the coding sequence ATGGCCCTCTACGACAACATCCTCGACACCATCGGCAACACCCCGGTGGTCAAGCTGCACCGGCTGCCGCCCGCGCACGTCACGCTCTACGCGAAGGCCGAGTCGTTCAACCCCGGCGGTTCGGTCAAGGACCGGTTGGCGCTCGCGATCGTGCTCGATGCCGAGGCGAAGGGCCTGCTCGCACCCGGCGACACCATCGTCGAGGCGACCAGCGGCAACACCGGCGTGGCCCTGGCCCAGGTCGCGGCCGCGCGCGGCTACCGGTTCGTGGCGGTGATGGTCGAGACCTTCTCGATCGAGCGCCGCAAGCTGATGCGTGCCTACGGCGCCCGCGTGATCCTCACCCCCGCCGCCGAACGCGGCAGCGGCATGGTGAAGAAGGCGAAGGAACTGGCGGAGCGCCACGGCTGGTTCCTGGCCTCGCAGTTCACCAATCCCGCCAACCCGGCCTACCACCGCCAGACCACGGCGGCCGAGATCCTGCGCGATTTCGCCGGCCGGCGCCTCGACTACTTCGTCAGCGGCTGGGGCACCGGCGGCACGATCACCGGCGTGGGCGAAGTGCTGAAGGTCGCGCGCCCGGAAACGAAGATCGTCGCCACCGAGCCCACCGGCGCCTCGCTGCTCGGCGGCAAGGAATGGACCCCGCACAAGATCCAGGGCTGGACCCCGGACTTCCTGCCCGAGGTGCTGAGCCGCACCGTGCACGACCAGCTGGTGCTGGTGACCGACGACGAGGCGATCGACACCGCGCGCCGGCTCGCCGCCGAGGAAGGCGTGTTCGTCGGCATCTCCGCCGGCGCCACCGTCGCCGCGGCGCTGAAGGTCGCGGCCGACGCGCCGGAAGGCGCGGTGCTGCTCGCGACCCTGCCCGACACCGGCGAGCGCTACTTCTCCACACCTCTGTTCGCGAACCTGCTGGAGGGGTCCGACGACGAGTGGCTTGCCGGCATCGAGGGCGCGCGGACCGGCGCCTGA
- the cysG gene encoding siroheme synthase CysG has translation MPETPASNRLFPLFADLRERTVVVVGGGAVAARKVEALLGTGARIVVGAPTLDPALAVLAAAGEVEHLPAEFTPAWLDEAWLAIAATDDAGVNRAVAEAGEARRVWVNVVDDTALARVHLPARVERGPLQIAISSGGGAPMLARLVREQLETRFDESFGALAALLTRHRERIRARWPDTAARRRAFERLLAGPLQGLLRSRRHIEAERAFDLALTEDGHSTTARGRVALVGAGPGDPGLLTLRALRLLNEADVILHDSLASEDVLQLARRDAQRIAVGKRAGHHATPQADINALLVEHATAGRRVVRLKGGDPFVFGRGGEELEALRAAGIDYEVVPGITAAAACAAYAGIPLTHRDHAQSVRLVTAHARDSGDTLDWPALAQERQTLAFYMGVARLETVRMQLIAHGRAPDTPFALVENGSRPEQRVVAGALADLPRLARLHDVQAPALLIVGEVAALAGRLHWFGAAPLGDAAALAHAA, from the coding sequence ATGCCCGAGACCCCCGCCAGCAATCGGCTGTTCCCGCTCTTCGCCGACCTGCGCGAGCGGACGGTCGTGGTCGTGGGCGGCGGCGCGGTCGCAGCGCGCAAGGTGGAGGCGCTGCTGGGCACCGGCGCGCGGATCGTGGTGGGGGCGCCGACGCTGGATCCGGCGCTGGCGGTCCTGGCCGCGGCCGGCGAAGTGGAACACCTGCCGGCCGAGTTCACGCCCGCCTGGCTGGACGAGGCCTGGTTGGCGATCGCCGCCACCGACGATGCCGGGGTGAACCGCGCGGTGGCCGAGGCCGGCGAAGCGCGTCGCGTCTGGGTGAACGTGGTCGACGACACGGCGCTGGCGCGGGTGCACCTGCCGGCGCGGGTCGAGCGCGGACCGCTGCAGATCGCCATCTCCAGCGGCGGTGGCGCACCGATGCTGGCGCGACTGGTGCGCGAACAACTGGAGACCCGGTTCGACGAATCCTTCGGCGCGCTCGCCGCCCTGCTCACCCGGCATCGCGAGCGCATCCGCGCGCGCTGGCCGGACACGGCCGCACGCAGGCGCGCGTTCGAGCGACTGCTGGCGGGTCCGTTGCAGGGCCTGCTGCGCAGCCGTCGCCACATCGAGGCCGAACGCGCCTTCGATCTCGCGCTCACGGAAGACGGCCACAGCACGACTGCGCGCGGCCGGGTCGCCTTGGTGGGCGCCGGTCCCGGCGATCCGGGCCTGCTGACCCTGCGCGCGCTGCGCCTGCTCAACGAAGCCGACGTGATCCTGCACGACAGCCTGGCCAGCGAGGACGTGCTGCAACTGGCGCGCCGCGACGCGCAGCGCATCGCCGTGGGCAAGCGCGCCGGCCACCACGCCACCCCGCAGGCCGACATCAACGCCCTGCTGGTGGAGCACGCCACCGCCGGCCGGCGCGTGGTGCGGCTCAAGGGCGGCGATCCGTTCGTGTTCGGCCGCGGCGGCGAGGAACTCGAGGCGCTGCGCGCCGCCGGCATCGACTACGAGGTGGTGCCCGGGATCACCGCGGCGGCGGCCTGCGCGGCCTACGCCGGGATCCCGCTGACCCATCGCGACCACGCCCAGTCGGTGCGCCTGGTCACCGCGCACGCCAGGGACTCGGGCGACACCCTCGACTGGCCGGCGCTGGCGCAGGAGCGGCAGACGCTGGCGTTCTACATGGGCGTGGCGCGGCTGGAGACGGTGCGCATGCAGCTGATCGCGCACGGCCGCGCGCCCGATACCCCGTTCGCCCTGGTCGAGAACGGATCGCGCCCCGAGCAGCGGGTGGTCGCCGGCGCCCTGGCCGACCTGCCCCGGCTTGCGCGTCTGCATGACGTGCAGGCGCCCGCGCTGCTGATCGTCGGCGAGGTCGCCGCACTGGCCGGCAGGCTGCACTGGTTCGGCGCTGCGCCGCTGGGCGATGCCGCCGCGCTGGCGCATGCTGCCTGA
- a CDS encoding LysR family transcriptional regulator, with protein sequence MTLTQLRYLVAIADSGLNITLAAERVHATQPGLSKQLKQLEDELGFQLFVRKGRSLEGIAPAGERVIEHARRILAEAANIRSYAANERGEYSGRLLLATTHTQARYVLPPVIAAIRREFPRVDVDLQAASDAEVLQLLHDGADLALISTAGSTPGGGLAVPLYGWRRVLLVPASHPLAALRRAPTLAELAQHPLISYESSTRADSSMRRAFAAAGVEPQIAMTARDANLIKTYVRAGLGAGLLAEMAVGPREDEDLRILPAPTQIPDCITWAVVPRGRVLREYALALLHGVAPQLDRRDLRRVLEGNLDADWPTPPSWQELSQSITV encoded by the coding sequence ATGACCCTCACCCAACTGCGCTATCTCGTCGCGATCGCCGACTCCGGGCTCAACATCACGCTCGCGGCCGAGCGCGTGCACGCCACCCAGCCGGGCCTGTCCAAGCAGCTCAAGCAGCTCGAGGACGAACTGGGCTTCCAGCTGTTCGTGCGCAAGGGCCGCAGCCTCGAAGGCATCGCACCGGCCGGCGAACGCGTGATCGAGCATGCGCGCCGGATCCTGGCCGAGGCCGCCAACATCCGCAGCTACGCCGCCAACGAACGCGGCGAGTACAGCGGCCGCCTGCTGCTGGCGACCACCCATACCCAGGCGCGCTACGTGCTGCCGCCGGTGATCGCCGCGATCCGGCGCGAGTTCCCGCGGGTCGACGTCGACCTGCAGGCCGCGAGCGACGCCGAGGTGCTGCAGCTGCTGCACGATGGCGCCGACCTGGCGCTGATCAGTACCGCCGGTTCCACGCCCGGTGGCGGCCTGGCGGTGCCGCTGTACGGCTGGCGCCGGGTGCTGCTGGTGCCGGCCTCGCATCCGCTGGCCGCGCTGCGGCGGGCGCCCACGCTGGCGGAACTGGCGCAGCACCCGCTGATCAGCTACGAATCCTCGACCCGGGCCGATTCCTCGATGCGCCGCGCCTTCGCCGCGGCCGGGGTCGAACCGCAGATCGCGATGACCGCGCGCGACGCCAACCTGATCAAGACCTACGTGCGCGCCGGGCTCGGTGCGGGACTGCTCGCCGAAATGGCGGTCGGCCCGCGCGAGGACGAGGACCTGCGGATCCTGCCGGCGCCGACGCAGATCCCGGACTGCATCACCTGGGCGGTGGTGCCGCGTGGCCGGGTGCTGCGCGAGTACGCGCTGGCGCTGCTGCATGGCGTGGCTCCGCAGCTCGATCGCCGCGACCTGCGCCGCGTGCTCGAGGGCAACCTCGACGCCGACTGGCCGACGCCGCCGAGCTGGCAGGAACTGAGCCAGTCGATCACCGTGTGA
- a CDS encoding gamma-glutamylcyclotransferase family protein yields the protein MHDPADASAIGHLFLYGTLMRGEPAHARFALSARAAYVGDATVDGRLYDLGGYPTLVPGAGRVEGEVHRILDPGLIAELDLYEACDPADEANSDYVRRVVRLPEHGVDAWLYCHRGPPPDGAPLPGPRWRTPSRDA from the coding sequence ATGCACGATCCCGCCGATGCCTCCGCCATCGGGCACCTGTTCCTCTACGGCACGCTGATGCGCGGCGAACCCGCGCACGCGCGCTTCGCCCTGTCCGCACGCGCGGCATACGTCGGCGACGCCACGGTCGACGGCCGTCTTTACGACCTCGGCGGCTACCCGACCCTGGTACCGGGCGCGGGGCGGGTGGAAGGCGAAGTGCACCGCATCCTCGATCCCGGCCTGATCGCCGAACTCGACCTGTACGAAGCCTGCGATCCGGCGGACGAGGCGAACTCCGACTATGTGCGCCGGGTGGTGCGTTTGCCGGAGCACGGCGTGGACGCCTGGCTGTATTGCCACCGCGGCCCGCCGCCAGACGGCGCCCCGCTCCCGGGACCACGCTGGCGCACCCCGTCGCGCGACGCCTGA
- a CDS encoding serine hydrolase domain-containing protein: MKSFLVAGLGLLLAACQPAPTTAPSDATPSAPEPRPALVDAAHIDDVLGRFVKEGSAVGVSALVYERGQEAYFGAFGMADREAARPMARDTLAQVYSMTKPVTGVVLMSLYEEGKFQLDEPLATYLPEYADVQVYADDDADGQPVLVAPQRPILVRDILRHTAGFPAAFEQDRPAQLYRDAQIDTREISLEEMSKRLAKVPLAYQPGTRWLYGISVDVQARLAEVLAGKPFAQLVRERVLEPLRMGDTGYHVAPERRGRMAAMYEIAGDGFERLPDDTALANAYREWPMAPGGYGLVSTLDDYMRFGRMLVEGGSLDGTRVLAADTVALMATDALSADVTDRSWLPGKGQVGFGIDFAVRHSPPAHEGEASGAVGEFFWDGYANTLFWVDPEHEIVAVLFTQYVPPGGTDLHKVFRDAVYHRDAQASSAGKGPAPQP, from the coding sequence ATGAAGTCCTTCCTCGTCGCCGGACTCGGCCTGTTGCTGGCCGCATGCCAGCCCGCGCCGACAACCGCGCCGTCCGACGCCACGCCTTCGGCGCCAGAACCGCGACCGGCCCTGGTGGACGCGGCGCACATCGACGACGTGCTCGGGCGCTTCGTGAAGGAGGGCTCGGCGGTCGGCGTCTCGGCGCTGGTGTACGAACGCGGACAGGAAGCGTACTTCGGCGCGTTCGGCATGGCCGACCGCGAGGCCGCCCGGCCGATGGCGCGCGACACGCTCGCCCAGGTCTATTCGATGACCAAGCCGGTCACCGGCGTCGTGCTGATGTCGCTGTACGAGGAAGGAAAGTTCCAGCTCGACGAACCGCTGGCGACCTATCTGCCCGAGTACGCCGACGTGCAGGTGTACGCGGACGACGACGCCGATGGCCAGCCGGTCCTGGTTGCGCCGCAGCGGCCGATCCTGGTGCGCGACATCCTGCGCCATACCGCGGGATTCCCGGCCGCGTTCGAGCAGGACAGGCCGGCGCAGCTGTACCGCGACGCGCAGATCGACACGCGCGAGATCAGCCTGGAGGAAATGTCGAAGCGACTTGCGAAGGTGCCGCTCGCCTACCAGCCGGGCACGCGCTGGCTGTACGGGATCTCGGTGGACGTGCAGGCGCGCCTGGCCGAAGTGCTCGCAGGCAAGCCGTTCGCGCAACTCGTGCGCGAGCGTGTGCTCGAGCCCCTGCGGATGGGCGACACCGGCTACCACGTGGCGCCGGAACGGCGCGGGCGGATGGCCGCGATGTACGAGATCGCCGGCGACGGCTTCGAACGGCTGCCCGACGACACCGCGCTCGCGAACGCCTACCGGGAATGGCCGATGGCGCCGGGCGGCTACGGGCTGGTATCCACCCTGGACGACTACATGCGCTTCGGACGGATGCTGGTCGAAGGCGGCAGCCTCGATGGCACCCGCGTGCTCGCGGCCGACACGGTGGCGCTGATGGCGACCGATGCCCTGTCGGCCGACGTGACCGACCGTTCCTGGCTGCCCGGCAAGGGCCAGGTCGGCTTCGGCATCGACTTCGCGGTGCGCCACTCGCCGCCGGCGCACGAAGGCGAGGCCTCGGGCGCGGTCGGCGAGTTCTTCTGGGACGGCTATGCCAACACCCTGTTCTGGGTCGATCCGGAGCACGAGATCGTCGCCGTCCTCTTCACCCAGTACGTCCCGCCCGGCGGCACCGACCTGCACAAGGTGTTCCGGGATGCGGTGTACCACCGCGACGCGCAGGCCTCCTCCGCGGGCAAGGGGCCCGCACCGCAGCCCTGA
- a CDS encoding Gfo/Idh/MocA family protein, with translation MTGPRMLGVALCGLGSLGEHQIAPALRKTRYCRLAGLVSGTPASVARFQDRYGVPHRSVYRYDDMHRMADDPAIDIVYVATPNALHADHAIAAARAGKHVFCEKPLEVSVERCQRMIDACRDAGRQLGTAYRCQYDPHHLECIRLVRERVFGAPIVVQAGFSIDVGRAGQWRLRHALAGGGALMDVGIYALQATRYLTGEEPVEVGAMETKTDPVKFAEVDETMAWTARFPSGVLAHCSTSYRGAGIQGLRVNAERGWFELDPAFFYDGNHGRRSDGVGIRYPPIDLFAAELDDFALAILEGRPARVPGEEGLRDVRIMEAIYASARSGRTVRLDR, from the coding sequence ATGACCGGGCCACGCATGCTCGGCGTCGCGTTGTGCGGGCTGGGCAGCCTGGGCGAGCACCAGATCGCGCCCGCCCTTCGGAAGACGCGGTACTGCCGCCTGGCGGGGCTGGTCAGCGGCACGCCCGCCAGCGTGGCCCGGTTCCAGGACCGCTACGGCGTGCCCCACCGCAGCGTCTACCGCTACGACGACATGCACCGCATGGCCGACGATCCCGCGATCGACATCGTCTACGTGGCCACGCCCAATGCGCTGCACGCCGATCATGCGATCGCCGCCGCGCGGGCCGGTAAGCACGTGTTCTGCGAGAAGCCGCTGGAAGTGTCGGTCGAACGCTGCCAGCGGATGATCGACGCCTGCCGCGACGCCGGCCGCCAGCTGGGCACCGCGTACCGCTGCCAGTACGACCCGCACCACCTCGAGTGCATCCGCCTCGTGCGCGAGCGCGTCTTCGGCGCGCCGATCGTGGTGCAGGCCGGGTTCTCGATCGATGTCGGCCGCGCCGGCCAGTGGCGGCTGCGGCACGCGCTGGCCGGCGGCGGCGCGCTGATGGACGTGGGCATCTATGCGCTGCAGGCCACGCGCTACCTGACCGGCGAGGAGCCGGTCGAGGTCGGCGCCATGGAGACGAAGACCGATCCGGTGAAGTTCGCCGAAGTCGACGAAACCATGGCCTGGACGGCGCGCTTCCCCTCCGGCGTGCTCGCGCACTGCAGCACCAGCTACCGTGGCGCCGGCATCCAGGGCCTGCGGGTCAATGCCGAACGCGGCTGGTTCGAACTCGACCCCGCGTTCTTCTACGACGGCAACCATGGGCGGCGCAGCGACGGCGTCGGGATCCGCTATCCGCCGATCGACCTGTTCGCCGCCGAGCTCGACGACTTCGCCCTCGCCATCCTCGAAGGACGACCGGCCCGGGTGCCGGGCGAGGAGGGGCTGCGCGACGTGCGCATCATGGAGGCGATCTACGCCTCGGCGCGCAGCGGAAGGACCGTCCGCCTCGACCGGTGA
- a CDS encoding GGDEF domain-containing protein: protein MQAGKIHWVVTLNRRYRSLFFALGFVVLATHLAYLQAGPVMWTLLVLQLLAYPQLAYWRAARAEDSLRAEMQNLLIDGVLLGAWIAVWGMPLWISFVLFVGVCVNVVIFMGMPGLWKGMAAVGAGVAAVALVQGLSFRPHTELHTSLLCIALLTSYLLFFANDAYRRGVSLRESRRQLGEQLAEITKLQAQLQEQAQRDPLTGLHNRRFLDEALERELAACTAAGLPLTLVLIDIDHFKRINDTYGHPAGDEMIRQLAGLLRERVRDDGLIACRYGGEEFLLMLPGTTVAEAEALAEDIRATFESLRVVADGQAMRTTLSIGVAGFPEHGARAQRLVLRADHALYAAKLRGRNRVVVSSDELASGRALPAAAH from the coding sequence GTGCAGGCTGGCAAGATCCACTGGGTGGTCACGCTGAACCGGCGCTACCGGTCGCTGTTCTTCGCGCTCGGATTCGTGGTGCTCGCCACCCACCTGGCCTACCTGCAGGCCGGACCGGTGATGTGGACGCTGCTGGTGCTGCAGTTGCTGGCGTATCCGCAACTCGCGTACTGGCGCGCGGCGCGCGCGGAAGACTCGCTGCGCGCGGAGATGCAGAACCTGCTGATCGACGGCGTGCTGCTCGGGGCGTGGATCGCCGTCTGGGGCATGCCGCTGTGGATCTCGTTCGTGCTGTTCGTCGGCGTGTGCGTGAACGTGGTGATCTTCATGGGCATGCCCGGGCTGTGGAAGGGCATGGCGGCGGTCGGCGCCGGGGTGGCCGCGGTGGCGCTGGTCCAGGGCCTGTCGTTCCGGCCCCATACCGAACTGCACACCAGCCTGCTGTGCATCGCGCTGCTCACGTCCTACCTGCTGTTCTTCGCCAACGACGCCTACCGCCGCGGCGTCTCGCTGCGCGAAAGCCGGCGCCAGCTGGGCGAGCAGCTGGCCGAGATCACCAAGCTGCAGGCGCAGCTGCAGGAACAGGCGCAGCGCGACCCGCTCACCGGCCTGCACAACCGGCGCTTCCTCGACGAGGCGCTGGAGCGCGAGCTCGCGGCGTGCACCGCGGCGGGCCTGCCGCTGACCCTGGTGCTGATCGACATCGACCACTTCAAGCGCATCAACGACACCTACGGGCACCCCGCCGGCGACGAGATGATCCGGCAGCTGGCCGGGCTGCTGCGCGAGCGCGTGCGCGACGACGGCCTGATCGCCTGCCGCTACGGCGGCGAGGAATTCCTGCTGATGCTGCCCGGCACCACGGTGGCCGAGGCCGAGGCGCTGGCCGAGGACATCCGCGCGACCTTCGAATCGCTGCGCGTGGTCGCCGACGGGCAGGCGATGCGGACCACGCTCTCGATCGGCGTGGCCGGATTCCCCGAACATGGGGCGCGCGCGCAACGGCTGGTGCTCAGGGCCGACCACGCGCTGTACGCGGCGAAGCTGCGCGGGCGCAACCGGGTGGTGGTGTCGTCGGACGAGCTGGCGAGCGGGCGGGCACTGCCCGCGGCCGCGCACTGA
- a CDS encoding polyhydroxyalkanoate granule-associated phasin has product MARSRKHGIRALSNGMRLAELGVAAQRVASARMTRMALAGASPSARDRREFNGMVVEKQVAFVESWAAMWTEAWQLQARLALSWMTGAPSPARQAQMLQAGLDRIAARGLAPVQRRVRANARRLRG; this is encoded by the coding sequence ATGGCCCGCTCCCGCAAGCACGGTATCCGTGCCCTCTCGAACGGCATGCGCCTGGCCGAACTGGGGGTCGCCGCGCAGAGGGTCGCCTCCGCACGCATGACCCGGATGGCGCTTGCCGGTGCGTCGCCGTCGGCGCGCGATCGGCGCGAGTTCAACGGCATGGTCGTGGAGAAGCAGGTCGCCTTCGTCGAGTCCTGGGCCGCGATGTGGACCGAGGCCTGGCAACTGCAGGCCCGGCTCGCACTGTCGTGGATGACGGGCGCGCCCTCGCCCGCGCGGCAGGCGCAGATGCTGCAGGCGGGCCTGGACCGGATCGCCGCGCGGGGGCTGGCGCCGGTCCAGCGGCGGGTCCGCGCAAACGCAAGGCGCCTGCGGGGCTGA
- a CDS encoding ThuA domain-containing protein, giving the protein MKTVAALLVLCLALCLAPTARAEGQFRVLVVAVPNRYHHDYAVVAQPRFEQMARRHGFDLDWAWNTAHFDGDLSPYHAIVLLNTPGDELAPAQRGALERYVRAGGGVVAVHRALIFNPPGDWPWFEKLVGRAFRIHPVVQTATVRVEDPGFPATFALPRRWIWSDEWYEFGPPLVEGLRTVLSVDETSYDPTRIWPGQVAHGMGDAHPVAWYHAYDGGRVFATALGHPPAAYDDATYLQHLYGGIWWAATGRGVIAPAD; this is encoded by the coding sequence ATGAAGACAGTCGCCGCCCTGCTCGTCCTGTGCCTGGCCCTGTGCCTGGCGCCCACCGCCCGGGCCGAGGGCCAGTTCCGGGTGCTGGTGGTCGCCGTGCCCAACCGCTACCACCACGACTACGCCGTAGTCGCGCAGCCGCGTTTCGAGCAGATGGCGCGACGCCACGGCTTCGACCTGGACTGGGCATGGAACACGGCCCACTTCGACGGCGACCTGTCGCCGTACCACGCGATCGTGCTGCTCAACACGCCCGGCGACGAACTCGCCCCGGCACAGCGCGGTGCGCTGGAGCGCTACGTGCGGGCTGGCGGTGGCGTGGTCGCGGTGCACCGCGCGCTGATCTTCAACCCGCCCGGCGACTGGCCCTGGTTCGAGAAGCTGGTCGGCCGTGCGTTCCGCATCCATCCGGTGGTGCAGACCGCCACGGTCCGGGTCGAGGATCCCGGTTTTCCCGCCACCTTCGCACTGCCGCGGCGCTGGATCTGGAGCGACGAGTGGTACGAGTTCGGGCCGCCGCTGGTCGAGGGCCTGCGTACCGTGCTGTCGGTGGACGAGACCAGCTACGATCCGACGCGCATCTGGCCCGGCCAGGTCGCGCACGGCATGGGCGACGCGCATCCGGTGGCCTGGTACCACGCCTACGACGGCGGACGCGTGTTCGCCACCGCGCTGGGGCATCCGCCGGCGGCCTACGACGACGCCACCTACCTGCAGCACCTCTACGGCGGCATCTGGTGGGCGGCGACGGGCCGCGGGGTCATCGCGCCGGCGGACTGA
- a CDS encoding polysaccharide deacetylase family protein → MPYFRFAVCGALLLSSLACAAQPASFAWPGGQRAAVSLSYDDAVPSQLDNAIPALDRHGLKGTFYLTLGADTVRERLQDWRAAARNGHELGNHSLFHQCSAKGPGREWVQPEQDLDATTVAQMRAQVELANAMLHAIDGSTEFTYTAPCGDRLASDGNYIDAVAPLFLGIKLVGGAAIPDMQALDRSAVPVTVPVDMSGAELIALVEEAGRLGTMINFTFHGIGGDHLSISNQAHGQLLAFLAEHRDRYWTATFREQMRWVRDRQAQAAAGDTEISPPAR, encoded by the coding sequence ATGCCGTATTTCCGATTCGCCGTCTGCGGCGCCCTGCTCCTCTCCAGCCTCGCCTGCGCCGCGCAACCCGCGTCGTTCGCGTGGCCCGGGGGTCAGCGCGCCGCGGTGAGCCTGTCCTACGACGACGCGGTGCCGTCGCAACTGGACAACGCGATCCCCGCGCTCGACCGCCACGGCCTGAAGGGCACGTTCTACCTGACCCTCGGTGCGGACACCGTGCGCGAGCGCCTGCAAGACTGGCGCGCCGCCGCGCGCAATGGGCACGAACTGGGCAACCACAGCCTGTTCCACCAGTGCTCGGCGAAGGGCCCGGGCCGCGAGTGGGTGCAACCGGAGCAGGACCTCGACGCCACCACCGTGGCGCAGATGCGCGCGCAGGTGGAACTGGCCAACGCCATGCTGCACGCGATCGACGGCAGCACCGAGTTCACCTACACCGCGCCCTGCGGCGACCGGCTCGCCAGCGACGGCAACTACATCGACGCGGTCGCGCCGCTGTTCCTCGGCATCAAGCTGGTCGGCGGCGCCGCGATCCCCGACATGCAGGCGCTCGACCGCTCGGCGGTGCCGGTGACGGTGCCAGTGGACATGTCGGGCGCCGAACTGATCGCACTGGTCGAGGAGGCCGGGCGCCTGGGCACGATGATCAACTTCACCTTCCACGGCATCGGCGGCGACCACCTGTCGATCAGCAACCAGGCGCACGGGCAGTTGCTCGCCTTCCTCGCCGAACATCGGGACCGCTACTGGACCGCCACCTTCCGCGAGCAGATGCGCTGGGTGCGCGATCGCCAGGCGCAGGCCGCCGCCGGCGACACGGAGATCAGTCCGCCGGCGCGATGA